The Priestia megaterium NBRC 15308 = ATCC 14581 region ATGGAGTAGATGAAAGCTTTTTTTTAGTTAATGGTTCTACTGTAGGCAATCTCGCCGCGATTTTATCTCTTTGTCATGAAGGAGATAAAATTGCTGTTCAAAGAGATTCTCATAAATCTATTTTTAATGCTATTGCTTTATCAAAGGCATCACCTATTTTTTTAGCTCCTGAAATAGATTCCAAAACACATCTTAGTACAGGTGTATCCATTAAAACAATTAAAGCAGCTTTAGAGGGTTCTCAGGATATAAAAGCATTTGTATTAACAAATCCTACTTATTACGGGGTGGCGCGAGATCTAAAGGAGATCATTGACTTTATTCATGGCTACAATATTCCTATAATTATTGATGAAGCTCATGGAGCCCATTTTATTTTAGGTAATCCTTTTCCGTCGTCAGCTGTTACGTATGGAGCGGATCTTGTTGTTCAGTCAGCACATAAAACGCTGCCAGCTATGACTATGGGTTCTTATTTACATATGCAGGGGACGTTGATAAATAAGCAAAGCGTTCGGCATCACCTACAAGTACTGCAGTCAAGCAGTCCCTCATACCCTATTATGGCTTCTCTCGATTTAGCACGGTATTATCTGCAGCAGTTTACTCAGTATGATATTGATAGAATGACTGAAAATATTCATTCGTTTGTTGAAAAGATTAATGAGATTGATACACTTTCAACTATTGATGTGGAAACAGATCAAACTGCTACCGACCTTTTGAAAATGACGTTGACTTGTTCGGCTGCAACAGGATATCATTTGCAAAAGGAACTGGAAAAGCAAGATATTTATACAGAACTAGCTGACGTTAACTATGTATTGTTTGTGCTACCTTTAAGCAGCAGTTGGGATTTTAATGATACAATTAAGCGGGTTAGACAAGCAGTAGAGAATATACAGCGTAAGTCATACGAAAAACTAATAATCAAACCATTTCGTTTTTCAAAAGCAACGGTTCTCCTGCCTATGGAAGAAAGAAAACTAAGAACAAAGCATATGTGTTCTTTTGAAGAAGCGATTGGGCGTGTAAGCGCACAATCTGTTATTCCATATCCTCCTGGAATTCCTATTTTAATGGAGGGAGAAACGATTACAAGCAATCATATTGACTATATTTTGCATATTCAAAGGTTAAATGGTCATATTCAGGGCGGCTCTTGTATGGAAGAAGGAAAGATAGAAGTATTTAAATAGAGAAAGGAATTTATATACATGTCAGGAACGTTTATTACATTCGAAGGGCCAGAAGGTGCTGGTAAGACGACGATCATCCACATGGTTCAACAAAAATTAATACAAGAGGGCTATAATATTGTATTAACAAGAGAGCCTGGAGGCATACGAATTGCTGAACAAATTCGTGAAATCATCTTAAATCCATCTAACACGGAAATGGATGCCAGAACCG contains the following coding sequences:
- a CDS encoding aminotransferase class I/II-fold pyridoxal phosphate-dependent enzyme; protein product: MDTYLPLYNRLVRHSEKRSLSYHVPGHKNGQILPSHIQSSYADFLQYDLTEISGLDDLHEAESVIKEAQELTAKLYGVDESFFLVNGSTVGNLAAILSLCHEGDKIAVQRDSHKSIFNAIALSKASPIFLAPEIDSKTHLSTGVSIKTIKAALEGSQDIKAFVLTNPTYYGVARDLKEIIDFIHGYNIPIIIDEAHGAHFILGNPFPSSAVTYGADLVVQSAHKTLPAMTMGSYLHMQGTLINKQSVRHHLQVLQSSSPSYPIMASLDLARYYLQQFTQYDIDRMTENIHSFVEKINEIDTLSTIDVETDQTATDLLKMTLTCSAATGYHLQKELEKQDIYTELADVNYVLFVLPLSSSWDFNDTIKRVRQAVENIQRKSYEKLIIKPFRFSKATVLLPMEERKLRTKHMCSFEEAIGRVSAQSVIPYPPGIPILMEGETITSNHIDYILHIQRLNGHIQGGSCMEEGKIEVFK